In Deltaproteobacteria bacterium, the DNA window CGGCCGGCCAAGACGGCCGAGTCCTTGTCTGGGATGCCGCCGAGGGTCAGGTAAAACATGCCGTCGACGTCGGCAGCGGTTGGGTGGAGAACGTGGCGTGGTCGCCGGACGGCCAATGGCTGGCGGCCTCCTGCTCCCGGCAGGTTCGCGCGTATGGCGCGGACGGCGGAGAAGCCTGGCGATCCGATGATCATCCCAGCACCGTCAGCGCCATCGCCTGGTCCAGCGCGGGGGAGCTGGCGACGGCCTGTTACTGTCGAGTGGCGTTCTTCGACGTGCCCACCGGGGAGCTTCGCCAGAAGCTGGAGTGGCAGGGCTCCCTGGTGTCGATGGTACTGAGCCCGGACGGGGATATCGTGGCCTGCGGCAGCCAGGACAACTCGGTGCACTTCTGGCGTCGCTCCACGGGGCACGACTCCATGATGTCCGGATATCCCGCCAAACCGTCGGCCCTGGCCTTCGATGACACGGCCACCCTCCTGGCCACCGGCGGAGGCGACGCGGTGACGGTCTGGAGCTTCCGAGGACGTGGTCCCGAAGGCACGCGGCCCGGCGTTCTAAAACGTCATGCTCAACCTGTCACAACCCTCGCCTTCGCTCGCCGCGGGATGCGCCTGGCCTCGGCGGCACGGGATGGCGCAGTAGTGGTGTGGTCGCTCAAGAGGAATGGAAAAGGCCGTCGTATCGGGTCCGCGGTTTTGTCGGACATAGGGGCGGGATTGTACTGGCGGCCGGACGGGCGCGCGCTTGCCGCGCTCGACGCCCGGGGTGGCGTGACGGTTTGGCGGATAGGAGCAACATAGGCCGGAATTGGCAGCGCACGCGCAGTGCCGGCCACAGTGCGGCCAGCCACTGATGTCGATGTCGAAGACACTCCGCAGCCGTTGCGCCCAAGTCATCGGCGCGCGGCTGGCGCCTCTGCCAGGACTTGACCGTACACTTCCAAATGTACATGGATAGGCCAGGTACTCTTGAGAGGTGACGCTGATGACGGACATGATCGGAGCGGCGGAGTTCAAGGCGAGATGCCTCCGTGTCATCGACCAGATGAACAAGGATCGCAGGCCCGTGACCATCACCAAACGCGGGAAGCCGGTGGCGGTGCTGCATCCCGTCGAGCCTCTCGACAAGAGCCCGTCAATCATCGGAGCGATGCGCGGTTCGGTGCTGGCCTATCATGATCCATTCCGGCCCGCGACCGACCCCTCCGACTGGTCCGCCAGCGAATGATCGTACTCCACACCCACGCATTGATCTGGCTCGTCAACGATGAGCCGCGACTCCGCTACTGACCGCGGACGACGCCACGAAGTGATTTCGCTTGCATACCAGACAAAAGACTGGTATGCGTATCTCCATGACACCCTTCACGCCACCGGGAGAGACCCGGGAAAAAGTTTACCGGTTCGTGCGCAGGCGGATCCTGGAGGAGCTTCCTCCGACGGTGCGGGAGGTGCAGGAGGCGTTCCGGTTCAGGGCGGTGCAGACGGCGCGGGAGCACCTGGAGCGGCTGGTGGCGGAGGGGCGGCTGGTCAAGGCGCGCGGGAAATCACGGGGTTATCGCCTGCCCCGGGAGCCGGGGACGCTGTTCGTGCCGCTGCTGGGGCGGGTGCAGGCGGGCGGGCTGCGGGCGGCCATCGAGGAGTGCGAGGGCTACCTGCCGGTGCAGTCGCGGGGCTCGGAGGAAATGTTCGGGCTCCGGGTGCAGGGGGAGAGCATGACCGGGGCGGGCATCCTTCCGGGCGACATCGTCGTCGTGCGACAGCAGGCGGAAGCCGCCTCGGGGGACATCGTCGTAGCTCTGGTGGGGGACGAGGCCACCATCAAGAGGCTCCGCCTGCGTCGGAATCGGATCGAGCTGCATCCGGAGAACCCGGCTTTCGCACCGATCGTTCCGCGAGCGGAAGAATGCACCGTCCTGGGCAAGGTGGTGGAGGTGAGACGTTATCTGGAGGGGTGAACTCGAGGGTCGGCGTGCGGACGCGGAATCCGGGACGACGCGTTTCCGGCACCCGATCCTTTGCCTCTTGCGGGATACAGAGAGCTTTCATGGACGTTTCCGCCGAAATGACTCAAGAGCGGATGCCGGTTCCGGCGCGCGACCGGATGGCGGCTTCGGGCGCCGTTCCGGCCCCTGTCGCGCCGCGGCGCCTGCCTGTCCGCGAGGCGCCGCGGGCCTGGAACCTTTCCCTGCTGGCGGGACGTCTCACGGAGATCTCGGACTCGGGCGCGGCCCCTGCCATCACGGCGGCGGCCTCCTTGATCCTCCAGGCCCAGCAGCGCGGTGAGCCCGCGGCGTGGATCGGCTTCGGCAACTCGATCTTCTTCCCGCCGGACTTGGTCGAGTGGGGAATCGACCTCGACGCCCTGCCGGTAGTGCGCGTTCCCGACGCCCTCGCCGCGTCCCGCGCCGCCGACCAACTGCTGCGCTCCGGGGCCTTCGGCCTGGTGGTGCTGGACCTGAAGGCCGAGGCGCGGATGCACATGGCGGTCCAGAGCCGCCTTGCGGCGCTGGCCCGGAAGCACCACACGGCGCTCCTCTGCCTCACCCGCAAGAAGCGGGGCGCGCCCTCGCTGGGGCCGCTGGTGTCGCTGCACGGCGAGGGCAGCATCACCAGGACCGCTTTCAGCCGCTTCGACTGGGAAATCCGCATGGTCAAGGACAAGCGGGGAGCTCCGGGATGGAGCCACAGGGAGTCGTGCCGTGGAACGGATGGCCTGTGTTGACCTTGCCGCCTTTCCCCTGCAACTGCTGCTCCGGGACCATCCGGACTGGAAGGACCATCCCGCCGCGGTGGTGGACCGGGACAAGGCCCAGGGGACCATCCTCTGGGTGAACTCCCGGGCGCGCGCCACGAGCATCCTTCCGGGCATGCGCTACGGCGCGGGGCTCGCGCTTTCGCGCCATCTCCGGGCGGACGTCATTTCCCGCTCGGCCATCGACAAGGCCGTGGCCGGCCTGGTTCCGCGGCTGCGGCGCTTTGCCGCCGAAGTCGAACCCTCCCGGGATGAGCCCGGGGTGTTCTGGCTCGGGGCCTCGGGCCTTTCCCTCCTCCATCCCCGCCTGGAGGAATGGGCCGGGCTCATCCACGGCGACCTCGCCGGCGCCGGCCTCCACAACACCGTGGCCGTGGGGTTCTCCCGTTTCGGCAGCTATGCAGCGGCCAAGACCTGCGACCGGACCACGGTCTTCCGGACGCCCGAGGAAGAGCGCCACCATGTCCGCGGCGTCCGGCTGGACCGCCTCGACTTCGCTCCCAAGGTCCGCGACCTGCTGGCCCGGCTCGGCATCCACACCCTGGGGGGCTTCCTCGACCTGCCCGCGTCCCAGGTGCGCTCTCGCCTCGGCCGTGAAGCCCACCGGCTCCACCGGCTGGCCGCGGGCGACCTGTGGAGCCCGCTCCACCCGGAGATCCCGTCGGAGCCCACCGTCGCGAGAGTCTTCCTCGACTACCCGGAGAGCGACCACCGGCGGCTGGCGATCCTCATGGAGGACTTGCTGGAGCCGCTGCTCGCTTCACTGGAGCAGCGCTACGAGGTGATGACCGCGCTCCTGCTCCACCTCCGCCTGGACGACAGGTCGGAGAGGGGCGAGACCCTGCGGCCGGCCCGGCCCACCCTGGACCGGACGCAGATCCTGGACCTCCTGCGGCTCCGCCTGGAGGCCATGGA includes these proteins:
- a CDS encoding PQQ-binding-like beta-propeller repeat protein yields the protein LAVGDAAGGVYAFDGKSGASAWTRQGTHDGGLLAMAVHPSGTAFATAGQDGRVLVWDAAEGQVKHAVDVGSGWVENVAWSPDGQWLAASCSRQVRAYGADGGEAWRSDDHPSTVSAIAWSSAGELATACYCRVAFFDVPTGELRQKLEWQGSLVSMVLSPDGDIVACGSQDNSVHFWRRSTGHDSMMSGYPAKPSALAFDDTATLLATGGGDAVTVWSFRGRGPEGTRPGVLKRHAQPVTTLAFARRGMRLASAARDGAVVVWSLKRNGKGRRIGSAVLSDIGAGLYWRPDGRALAALDARGGVTVWRIGAT
- a CDS encoding type II toxin-antitoxin system Phd/YefM family antitoxin, which encodes MTDMIGAAEFKARCLRVIDQMNKDRRPVTITKRGKPVAVLHPVEPLDKSPSIIGAMRGSVLAYHDPFRPATDPSDWSASE
- the lexA gene encoding transcriptional repressor LexA, with the translated sequence MTPFTPPGETREKVYRFVRRRILEELPPTVREVQEAFRFRAVQTAREHLERLVAEGRLVKARGKSRGYRLPREPGTLFVPLLGRVQAGGLRAAIEECEGYLPVQSRGSEEMFGLRVQGESMTGAGILPGDIVVVRQQAEAASGDIVVALVGDEATIKRLRLRRNRIELHPENPAFAPIVPRAEECTVLGKVVEVRRYLEG
- a CDS encoding recombinase A; translated protein: MDVSAEMTQERMPVPARDRMAASGAVPAPVAPRRLPVREAPRAWNLSLLAGRLTEISDSGAAPAITAAASLILQAQQRGEPAAWIGFGNSIFFPPDLVEWGIDLDALPVVRVPDALAASRAADQLLRSGAFGLVVLDLKAEARMHMAVQSRLAALARKHHTALLCLTRKKRGAPSLGPLVSLHGEGSITRTAFSRFDWEIRMVKDKRGAPGWSHRESCRGTDGLC
- a CDS encoding DNA polymerase Y family protein, producing the protein MACVDLAAFPLQLLLRDHPDWKDHPAAVVDRDKAQGTILWVNSRARATSILPGMRYGAGLALSRHLRADVISRSAIDKAVAGLVPRLRRFAAEVEPSRDEPGVFWLGASGLSLLHPRLEEWAGLIHGDLAGAGLHNTVAVGFSRFGSYAAAKTCDRTTVFRTPEEERHHVRGVRLDRLDFAPKVRDLLARLGIHTLGGFLDLPASQVRSRLGREAHRLHRLAAGDLWSPLHPEIPSEPTVARVFLDYPESDHRRLAILMEDLLEPLLASLEQRYEVMTALLLHLRLDDRSERGETLRPARPTLDRTQILDLLRLRLEAMELSAGVTEIVMELLGTSPDVRQGELFHGASTRDHDAANRALARLRARFGDGALLRARPHAGHLPEARFTWEPMESVPLPRPRRVRLRPLVRRFFLKPVRLPHQPVVADARTGIDRIDDPRTDGGFLTRENTGPYIISGGWWGSGAEVHREYHFVRDDEGPWLWVYYDSKRHGWFLHGKVE